Proteins found in one Cryptococcus neoformans var. grubii H99 chromosome 14, complete sequence genomic segment:
- a CDS encoding elongator complex protein 4 — MPSFTRRIPAANPPPPGTTPSPIHSLPLLPTGLPSMDDLLGGGLPLHSILLVLAPDTQSAWGRLVERYWIAQGLASGQAGVLVGEKEEGEAVVKGCMWTEGGVPGDGSESEGEGGVEGGERKIAWRYEKMGKFQTTVKGNGSNLSLMTTIPSEALSMMQESGQMSYVAINSDEPSTSRSCVLDEVLKGVWEKLEHADKGRATRLAVHELGSLDWGNISMNEIHRFIHSVRELLKIKPASALITLPASLILSMGSERESIVKRLSWGVDACVELKGFADDPTLPPLFPTHGLLTLHSYPTTHALLPSTLKHSTLLGVSQSSTSASSSGGGGGAGENNLGFRLKRKRFVVETVHLGVEGGVGERRTGGDVREALDGADATHSHTHSHPTLTVPSSGIEPSQSALASTSRARVDDKPRGADQDKKPSKPRARVRFGGDEEVIVVGKGGDEVKHDHAHSHTHDHGPQGKDQPPKIALRHDRPDLYEF; from the exons ATGCCGTCATTCACTCGCCGAATCCCAGCAGCCAATCCCCCTCCGCCGGGCACGACACCATCCCCTATCCACTCTTTacctctcctcccaacCGGTCTTCCGTCAATGGATGACCTTCTCGGCGGCGGTTTACCCCTCCattccatcctcctcgtccttgcCCCTGACACCCAGTCCGCGTGGGGTAGGTTAGTGGAGAGATACTGGATCGCCCAGGGTTTGGCGTCTGGTCAGGCGGGGGTGCTGGtcggagagaaggaggaaggggaggcCGTGGTGAAAGGGTGTATGTGGACGGAAGGCGGGGTACCTGGAGATGGGAGCGAGAgcgaaggggaaggaggggtggaaggtggtgagAGGAAAATTGCGTGGAGATATGAGAAGATGGGCAAGTTTCAGACCACGGTGAAGG GCAACGGATCCAATCTGTCTCTTATGACTACCATCCCATCGGAAGCCCTTTCCATGATGCAAGAGTCTGGTCAAATGTCATACGTGGCCATCAACTCTGATGAGCCGAGTACTTCTCGATCATGTGTTCTGGATGAAGTGTTGAAAGGTGTGTGGGAGAAGTTGGAGCATGCCGATAAAGGCAGAGCGACGAGGCTGGCTGTGCATGAGCTGGGAAGTCTTGATTGGGGGAACATTTCCATGAAC GAAATACATCGATTTATTCATTCTGTTCGTGAGCTGTTGAAGATCAAGCCAGCTTCAGCTCTGATAACGCTTCCGGCGAGTCTCATCCTTTCGATGGGTagtgaaagagaaagtaTTGTAAAGCGTCTATCATGGGGTGTGGACGCATGTGTTGAACTCAAGGGGTTCGCTG ATGACCCTACATTACCACCCCTCTTCCCAACCCACGGTCTTCTCACCCTCCACTCCTATCCAACCACCCACgcgcttcttccttctacCTTGAAACACTCTACTTTACTCGGCGTTTCCCAATCATCAACGTCGGCGTCATCTTCAGGCGGCGGTGGCGGTGCGGGCGAAAATAATCTTGGGTTCAGactgaagaggaaacgGTTTGTGGTGGAGACGGTCCATCTGGGTGTGGAAGGAGGTGTGGGGGAGAGACGGACTGGAGGAGATGTGAGAGAAGCTTTGGACGGAGCTGACGCGACGCACTCGCACACACACTCTCATCCTACACTGACAGTACCTTCTAGTGGTATCGAACCCTCTCAGTCGGCTCTTGCCTCCACATCCCGGGCAAGAGTCGATGATAAACCAAGAGGAGCCGACCAGGATAAGAAACCGTCAAAACCTCGGGCTCGAGTAAGATtcggaggagatgaggaggttATCGTTGTTGGTAAAGGAGGAGACGAAGTCAAGCATGACCACGCGCACTCACACACGCATGATCATGGACCGCAAGGGAAAGATCAGCCACCGAAAATTGCGCTGAGGCATGATAGACCTGATTTGTACGAGTTCTAG
- a CDS encoding chromosome transmission fidelity protein 18 yields the protein MPEASSETLVFEPTDIFDFEFGLQPQPQSPRHDEDAPPTSSASAVFTNNDVSNSTSALLMGGEGLSRPIAPRMPTPPPDFEPDENWEDEMAVMEMEREFAELQDEPLGRDDENDEQARSTISGKEKDKETAGDEFFSTGIFDFDAPVASSSRVTLTPPLDIPSIPLHRLPKENEPQSGLVKPTRPCTLPSLMAATADGEMVTFQRRWKPQAISPLELQQRGGKGNAGQLLSVPLHKLLDQVNELKSREKALRLQRQIDEELEGPANKIQTETTMWVDKYRPKKFTDLLGEDRVHREVMSWLKEWDKCVFKRQQAQAKKRPFDASDSKPFAEDPLGRPHERVLLLSGPPGYGKTTLASVVARHAGYRILEINASDDRSYQTVQSRIRNAIDAGTSLGAEGKPTCVVIDEVDGAGGGENGFIKALIKLIQDVPARKKSNVPAKPLRRPIICICNDVYAPALRPLRSHARIIRFRKPQAQSLVVRLRDICKREGLQSDTRSLNTLVEMTSGDVRSCLNTLQFIKSRSVVVTEEAIRATSLGLKDTSTTLQTAWNALFIPLAAKKRRAQGSIDDTRYLSRIIPIINSCGEYDKLLLGAFEHYPNLKPLDGTMKNLTKVHEWLAFSDRLQARVTSEQEWELLGYMPWGVGAWYPHLASQGNSSKPTEYPKIDYEAYQARVSNEEVATAFKNVLPPILRSMFTTSTTLTELIPFLMRIISPPLKPVNANIVKPAEKAVLERLVELMIPLGLTFYKEKAENGQPMMRLEPAIDVFVHYDGKRAEDILASRFMIRQLISQAMDAQLARKRGEAGTETVDTGVDGFAKAYGLTGNVAKKPEEKALLPVTDFFGRTVAVIEEEVTADGARPQAPPKKKFRPIYKFNEGSLSAVRRSVKMSALM from the exons ATGCCTGAAGCATCATCCGAAACCCTTGTATTTGAGCCTACCGACATTTTCGACTTTGAGTTTGGACTACAACCTCAGCCCCAATCGCCTCGACACGATGAGGACGCACCTCCGACATCCTCTGCATCGGCGGTTTTTACCAACAACGATGTATCTAATAGTACCTCAGCCTTGCTCATGGGGGGGGAAGGACTATCAAGACCTATAGCCCCCCGTATGCCTACGCCGCCTCCTGATTTTGAGCCGGACGAAaattgggaagatgagatggcggtgatggagatggagagagaatTTGCCGAGTTACAAGATGAGCCATTGGGGAGGGATGACGAAAATGATGAGCAGGCTCGATCAACAATTAgtgggaaggagaaggataaggagaCCGCAGGAGACGAATTCTTCTCAACGGGTATATTCGACTTTGACGCGCCTGTCGCATCCT CGTCACGAGTAACCCTTACTCCCCCTCTAGATATCCCTTCCATACCTCTGCACCGGCTaccaaaggaaaatgaGCCGCAAAGTGGACTCGTCAAACCAACACGAccatgcactttgccttctcttATGGCTGCGACAGCTGATGGTGAGATGGTTACTTTccagagaagatggaagccCCAGGCCATATCTCCCTTA GAACTGCAACAACGAGGGGGGAAAGGAAATGCTGGCCAACTCTTAAGTGTACCACTACACAAGCTGCTTGATCAGGTCAATGAGCTCAAATCTCGAGAAAAGGCTCTCAG GCTGCAGAGGCAAATTGAcgaggagcttgagggACCAGCAAACAAAATACAAACGGAAACGACAATGTGGGTGGACAAGTACAGGCCCAAAAAGTTTACCGACTTGCTTGGTGAAGAT CGTGTTCATCGCGAAGTTATGTCATGGCTCAAGGAATGGGACAAATGCGTCTTCAAAAGACAACAGGCCCAAGCAAAGAAACGCCCATTCGATGCCTCCGACTCCAAGCCATTCGCTGAGGACCCGCTTGGACGACCTCACGAACgtgttcttcttctctccggCCCACCGGGATACGGTAAAACCACGTTGGCATCTGTCGTGGCCCGCCATGCTGGGTATCGCATCCTCGAGATCAACGCCTCGGACGATAGAAGCTATCAGACGGTACAGTCAAGAATTCGTAATGCCATTGATGCTGGTACTAGCTTGGGAGCGGAAGGCAAACCGACGTGTGTAGTCATAGATGAGGTTGACGGTGCTGGAGGTGGCGAGAATGGGTTCATCAAGGCATTAATTAAGTTGATTCAGGACGTGCctgcgaggaagaagtccAACGTCCCGGCAAAGCCGCTGAGAAGGCCTATCATATGTATTTGCAACGACGTTTACGCGCCAGCTTTGCGTCCTCTCAGGTCGCACGCGAGGATTATCAGGTTCCGTAAACCACAAGCTCAATCTCTGGTCGTAAGGCTACGAGATATTTGCAAACGAGAGGGTCTTCAATCGGATACTCGTTCGCTCAATACGTtggtggagatgacgaGTGGCGATGTTCGAAGCTGTCTCAACACGTTGCAA TTCATCAAAAGCAGATCGGTGGTGGTAACAGAAGAAGCTATTCGCGCGACATCTCTAGGTCTCAAAGACACCAGTACCACCCTCCAAACAGCCTGGAACGCTCTTTTCATTCCCCTTGCTGCGAAGAAGCGACGCGCACAAGGAAGCATTGACGATACTCGCTACCTTTCACGGATTATCCCTATCATCAACTCTTGTGGCGAGTACGACAAACTTCTTTTAGGCGCCTTCGAGCATTATCCCAACCTCAAACCATTGGATGGGACGATGAAAAACTTGACAAAAGTGCACGAATGGTTGGCGTTTTCTGATAGGCTGCAAGCGAGAGTTACAAGTGAACAGGAGTGGGAGTTGTTGGGTTATATGCCATGGGGAGTAGGAGCTTGGTATCCGCATCTGGCGTCACAGGGCAACAGTTCAAAACCAACAGAGTATCCCAAGATTGACTATGAA GCGTATCAAGCTCGTGTTTCTAATGAAGAGGTTGCGACGGCCTTCAAGAATGTCCTTCCGCCCATCTTACGCTCCATGTTCACCACCAGTACGACGCTCACTGAGCTCATCCCTTTCCTCATGCGCATCATTTCACCGCCTCTCAAGCCT GTGAACGCAAACATCGTCAAGCCTGCGGAGAAAGCGGTCCTCGAAAGATTGGTTGAATTGATGATCCCACTCGGTCTTACGTTCTACAAAGAAAAAGCTGAGAATGGTCAGCCAATGATGAGGCTTGAACC GGCAATCGATGTCTTTGTTCATTATGATGGCAAACGAGCCGAAGACATCTTAGCATCGAGATTCATGATCCGTCAACTCATTTCTCAAGCT ATGGATGCCCAGTTGGCCCGAAAGCGAGGCGAAGCCGGCACCGAGACTGTCGACACTGGAGTTGATGGATTTGCAAAAGCATACGGATTAACAGGAAACGTAGCAAAGAAACCCGAGGAAAAGGCGTTGCTG CCTGTGACGGACTTCTTCGGACGAACGGTCGCTGTTatcgaggaggaag TCACCGCAGACGGCGCGAGACCACAGGCGCCACCGAAAAAGAAGTTCCGGCCGATATACAAGTTCAACGAAGGGTCTTTGAGTGCGGTGAGGAGGAGTGTCAAGATGTCGGCCTTGATGTAG